The following proteins are co-located in the Spirosoma montaniterrae genome:
- a CDS encoding DUF3500 domain-containing protein, giving the protein MMRTLAAFLILGLLSQSFGQTTATSSGASQQRLQQEMAGAASQFLGMLSVGQRQQATFAFDDAERFVWYFVPHERKGLPLKQMTPFQQLAALRLLKTGLSQRGYTKATGIMDLENVLRVIENRPPNDTYRDPENYYVAIFGDPASSQPWGWRFEGHHLATQFVVLTDANGKERVLAQTPTFFGSNPGVLRYDF; this is encoded by the coding sequence ATGATGCGTACACTTGCTGCTTTCCTGATACTGGGCCTTCTGAGCCAGTCATTTGGTCAAACCACAGCTACTTCGTCGGGAGCGTCTCAGCAACGGCTACAACAGGAGATGGCCGGGGCCGCGTCGCAGTTTCTGGGAATGCTGTCGGTTGGGCAGCGGCAGCAGGCTACGTTCGCGTTTGATGATGCCGAACGATTTGTCTGGTATTTTGTGCCGCACGAGCGTAAGGGGTTGCCGCTGAAGCAGATGACGCCTTTCCAGCAATTGGCCGCATTGCGTTTGCTGAAAACCGGACTGAGTCAGCGAGGCTATACAAAGGCAACGGGGATTATGGACCTTGAAAATGTGCTGCGGGTAATCGAAAACCGCCCTCCCAACGATACATACCGCGACCCCGAAAATTATTACGTGGCCATCTTCGGCGATCCGGCTTCGAGCCAGCCGTGGGGTTGGCGGTTTGAAGGGCATCATTTAGCGACCCAGTTTGTAGTACTGACTGATGCCAACGGGAAAGAGCGCGTATTGGCCCAAACGCCGACGTTCTTTGGCAGCAATCCGGGCGTGTTGCGCTATGATTTTTAG
- a CDS encoding DUF3500 domain-containing protein: MGDWRLISLPQHNRQLMRPEADRAFQLLNALNPAQRKQTVLNPLAYPDIVTGNQRRASLDRMDGLRFADMDENQRAMFLDLVRVYLTNYRVTLARQQMSKLEKAGLDELRFVWAGDLTPVLGEGKGWYYRIHGPTMLIEYDNTQNNANHVHTVVRDLTNDFGEDMLEQHYRAAGHGKP; encoded by the coding sequence ATGGGCGACTGGCGGCTCATTAGTCTGCCACAACACAACCGCCAACTCATGCGCCCCGAAGCCGACCGCGCCTTTCAGTTACTCAACGCGCTTAATCCGGCCCAACGCAAACAAACCGTGCTGAACCCGTTGGCTTATCCCGACATCGTGACGGGCAACCAACGCCGGGCTTCGCTCGACCGCATGGACGGGCTTCGCTTCGCCGACATGGATGAAAATCAACGTGCCATGTTTCTCGATTTGGTGCGGGTTTACCTGACCAACTACCGCGTTACGCTGGCCCGGCAGCAGATGAGCAAGCTGGAAAAAGCCGGACTTGACGAACTCCGCTTTGTGTGGGCGGGCGACCTGACACCCGTGCTGGGCGAGGGAAAAGGCTGGTATTATCGCATTCATGGCCCCACCATGTTAATTGAGTACGATAACACGCAAAACAACGCCAACCACGTTCATACGGTGGTACGCGACCTCACCAACGACTTTGGCGAAGACATGCTGGAGCAGCATTACCGGGCCGCTGGGCACGGCAAGCCGTGA
- a CDS encoding S8 family peptidase: MKKLLMVASVSLLSVAASAQNTQWYLRDKTDSTAGISVERTYRELLKNRKSTPVVVAVIDGGIDTTHEDLKRVLWVNPKEIAGNGKDDDKNGYVDDIHGWNFIGGKDGRNVSYETAEVTRLYVKLKPKYEGKAGVAFDRASLKPAEQKEYDLFVKTKAEVEKNQKQYQAQYQGISGFYTQYKTAVDGLKQALKVSKLDTLTLRKAADTLTDAALKRPAMGILRVLRQQGVADAEDVTKELEKGIEQLKSRAEYNYNPDFDSRAIVGDNPNDLKQRDYGNADIMGPRADHGTHVAGIIGGDRTNNLGIMGVADAVRIMGVRAVPDGDERDKDVANAIRYAVDNGAQIINMSFGKDYSPEREVVEEAERYALSKGVLLIHAAGNDGKDIDTAANYPAPRFIDGKAIPNVITVGASAERNTSELIASFSNYGKQTVDVFAPGKDIYSTVPQGNKYENNSGTSMASPVVAGVAAVLKSYFPKLTYADIKRIILQSATPYSTKVGRPESEDTVAFSDLSKTGAVVNLYEAVKLALAEEAGMKGK; this comes from the coding sequence ATGAAGAAACTCCTTATGGTTGCGTCGGTGAGCCTGCTATCTGTGGCGGCTTCGGCGCAGAATACGCAGTGGTATCTGCGCGACAAAACCGATAGCACAGCGGGCATCAGCGTCGAACGCACCTACCGCGAACTTCTCAAAAACCGCAAATCTACGCCCGTTGTGGTAGCTGTAATCGATGGCGGCATCGACACTACGCACGAAGACCTGAAACGGGTGCTGTGGGTGAATCCAAAAGAAATTGCAGGCAACGGCAAAGACGACGACAAGAATGGTTACGTCGATGACATCCACGGCTGGAATTTCATCGGTGGTAAAGATGGCCGCAACGTTAGCTACGAAACCGCCGAAGTAACCCGGCTCTACGTAAAGTTGAAGCCCAAATACGAAGGCAAAGCCGGGGTCGCGTTCGACCGGGCTTCATTAAAACCCGCCGAGCAGAAAGAATATGATCTGTTCGTAAAAACTAAAGCTGAAGTCGAAAAAAATCAGAAACAGTATCAGGCACAGTATCAGGGAATCAGCGGTTTTTATACGCAATACAAAACGGCGGTCGATGGGCTGAAACAAGCGTTGAAGGTTTCTAAACTCGATACACTTACGCTGCGAAAAGCTGCCGACACGCTTACTGATGCAGCACTGAAACGCCCGGCTATGGGTATTTTGCGGGTGTTGCGGCAACAGGGCGTGGCCGATGCGGAAGATGTAACGAAGGAACTCGAAAAAGGTATCGAGCAGCTCAAATCGCGGGCTGAATACAATTACAATCCTGATTTCGACAGCCGAGCTATTGTGGGCGATAACCCAAACGACCTGAAACAGCGCGACTATGGCAATGCCGACATCATGGGGCCCCGCGCTGACCACGGCACCCACGTAGCGGGTATCATCGGTGGCGACCGGACCAACAACCTCGGTATTATGGGCGTTGCCGATGCCGTGCGGATTATGGGTGTACGGGCCGTTCCCGACGGGGATGAACGCGACAAAGATGTTGCCAACGCCATTCGCTACGCTGTAGACAACGGGGCGCAAATCATCAATATGAGTTTCGGTAAAGATTATTCGCCTGAGCGCGAGGTGGTTGAAGAAGCCGAACGCTACGCGCTATCGAAAGGTGTGTTGCTGATTCACGCGGCTGGTAACGACGGCAAAGACATCGACACGGCAGCCAACTACCCCGCCCCGCGTTTCATCGATGGCAAAGCCATTCCGAATGTGATTACGGTAGGAGCCAGTGCCGAGCGCAACACCAGCGAACTGATTGCCAGTTTCTCAAACTACGGCAAACAAACGGTTGACGTCTTCGCTCCCGGCAAAGACATTTATTCGACCGTGCCGCAGGGCAACAAGTACGAAAACAACAGCGGCACCAGCATGGCTTCGCCCGTAGTAGCTGGGGTTGCCGCCGTGTTGAAATCTTATTTCCCGAAGCTGACCTACGCCGACATCAAGCGAATTATTCTGCAATCGGCAACACCCTATAGCACAAAGGTGGGCCGACCTGAGTCGGAAGACACCGTGGCTTTTTCGGACCTGTCGAAAACGGGCGCGGTAGTGAATCTGTACGAAGCCGTGAAACTTGCACTGGCCGAAGAAGCAGGTATGAAAGGAAAATAG